From Streptomyces sp. TLI_053, a single genomic window includes:
- a CDS encoding putative leader peptide — translation MDTGTTLVCRLHVDLRRQASSICAC, via the coding sequence ATGGACACCGGCACCACTCTGGTCTGCCGCCTGCACGTCGACCTCCGACGCCAGGCGAGTTCCATCTGTGCCTGTTGA